From the genome of Lotus japonicus ecotype B-129 chromosome 6, LjGifu_v1.2, one region includes:
- the LOC130725177 gene encoding uncharacterized protein LOC130725177: MVAGRNDEAITEALAMLAGAIGQGQQANLGNHNQDEFRALGKFQRNNTPTFEGAYDPVKAQAWLKAIEKIFRVMNCTDSQKVQFGTYMLEKEAEDWWDNTVQRFEGDGMKITWDLFKGAFLKKYYPEDVRGKKEIEFLEQKHGNGTVAEYATKFEELIKFCPHYNTAEAERSKCNKFVNGLRPEIKKAVGYQQIIRFSDLVNRSRIYDEDSRESAAHYKSLKEKKEKGNSEGNRMGILLIRVNKKLVMTRSRVGEELLIRLGATSVVLKDIVLLNVPIQKQHDLSVASWATNPLSA; this comes from the coding sequence ATGGTTGCCGGAAGGAATGATGAAGCTATCACTGAGGCATTGGCAATGTTGGCTGGCGCCATTGGGCAAGGTCAGCAAGCGAACCTTGGGAACCATAATCAGGATGAATTCCGTGCTTTGGGAAAGTTTCAGAGGAACAATACGCCAACCTTTGAAGGAGCATACGACCCTGTCAAAGCACAGGCATGGCTGAAAgcaattgagaagatctttcgaGTCATGAATTGTACTGACTCGCAGAAGGTGCAGTTTGGCACCTATATGCTTgagaaagaagctgaagattggtGGGACAACACTGTTCAGAGGTTTGAAGGTGATGGGATGAAGATTACTTGGGATCTTTTCAAGGGTGCATTTCTGAAGAAGTACTATCCAGAAGATGTGCGtggaaagaaggaaattgagTTTCTTGAACAAAAGCATGGTAATGGAACCGTGGCGGagtatgctacaaagtttgaGGAATTGATTAAGTTTTGTCCCCACTACAATACTGCCGAAGCTGAGAGATCTAAGTGTAACAagtttgtgaatggtttgagacCTGAGATCAAGAAGGCTGTGGGATATCAACAGATTATCCGATTTTCTGACCTGGTTAACAGGAGTAGGATATATGATGAGGATAGCAGGGAAAGTGCTGCTCACTACAAGTCTttaaaagagaagaaagaaaagggcAATTCAGAGGGAAACCGTATGGGAATCCTGTTGATAAGGGTAAACAAGAAGCTGGTCATGACAAGAAGCCGAGTGGGGGAGGAGCTCCTAATCCGGTTAGGTGCTACAAGTGTGGTGTTGAAGGACATCGTTCTCCTGAATGTCCCAATTCAGAAGCAACATGATTTAAGTGTGGCAAGCTGGGCCACAAATCCTTTGAGTGCCTAG